A part of Clostridia bacterium genomic DNA contains:
- the rsfS gene encoding ribosome silencing factor, which yields MESKELALNICGILSSKKAKDITMIDVNHMTIIADYFVLASATSTTAVKALAQELEFQMGEKYNRNPLRMEGIQEGRWIAIDFGEVIVHIFYEETRKFYQLERLWTDGENVTVYQD from the coding sequence GTGGAGTCTAAAGAATTAGCCCTAAATATTTGTGGAATTTTGAGTTCTAAAAAAGCAAAAGATATTACTATGATAGATGTCAATCATATGACCATAATCGCCGATTATTTTGTTTTGGCGTCAGCGACATCTACAACTGCTGTTAAGGCATTAGCTCAGGAATTAGAATTTCAAATGGGCGAAAAATACAACCGCAATCCGTTAAGAATGGAAGGTATACAAGAAGGCAGATGGATTGCAATTGACTTTGGAGAAGTTATTGTCCACATTTTTTATGAAGAAACCAGAAAGTTTTATCAATTAGAAAGACTTTGGACCGATGGCGAAAATGTAACTGTTTATCAGGATTAA